In one Culex quinquefasciatus strain JHB chromosome 2, VPISU_Cqui_1.0_pri_paternal, whole genome shotgun sequence genomic region, the following are encoded:
- the LOC6034835 gene encoding uncharacterized protein LOC6034835 — protein MKIFIALFVATLAVAVKAGYVQSSWPVSTYGFNSWNGLNAWNGLNSWDGLSSWNNWNDHGTSAYPYGYNKWSSPAWPAASLYNGYNGYNGWYGATGKTVVQANVAKVNSWGLPLTSYGYGYNNYLGAVPAAKYVAANPGSVHVAPLVGHAINQKLIVA, from the exons ATGAAG ATCTTCATCGCCCTGTTTGTCGCCACCCTGGCCGTTGCCGTCAAGGCAGGATATGTCCAAAGCAGTTGGCCAGTCAGCACCTACGGATTCAATTCGTGGAACGGTCTGAATGCCTGGAATGGCCTCAACTCCTGGGACGGTCTGAGCTCGTGGAACAACTGGAACGACCACGGAACCTCTGCCTACCCGTACGGATACAACAAGTGGTCCTCGCCGGCTTGGCCAGCGGCTTCCCTGTACAACGGCTACAACGGATACAACGGATGGTACGGAGCCACCGGTAAGACCGTTGTCCAGGCCAACGTTGCCAAGGTCAACTCGTGGGGACTTCCGCTGACTTCGTACGGCTACGGATACAACAACTACCTGGGAGCGGTTCCAGCGGCCAAGTACGTCGCCGCCAACCCCGGATCGGTCCACGTTGCTCCGCTGGTCGGTCATGCCATCAACCAGAAGCTGATTGTTGCTTAA
- the LOC119767437 gene encoding splicing factor 3A subunit 2-like, with the protein MKIVVTIVALVAAVNAQAVVPVMQQNQILPPGQVPTEYGPLPPVQPLTPFNAPLDGYYGYNPYINPYNPGFYPQAPFLHPAYNNFNPLAYQVAMPNPYAYPGAYPQLPQLYPGQIPQLPQQVPFPGQVSQLPPQVPFPGQLPQLPGPIPPFARQQQLNVQPQQQTQVRPHSPAPSVSYSSFQLQHPTTSQPAKPAVALAGPVQGVNGAPKPVSAPQHASGNQAAAYGSAFGKYVSAASNNAAAAVPQQPGTVLTAPALPGRGVNQNGAQGVNVAQ; encoded by the exons ATGAAG ATTGTTGTAACCATTGTGGCCCTTGTGGCTGCAGTCAACGCACAAGCCGTTGTGCCAGTGATGCAACAGAACCAGATCCTTCCACCGGGACAAGTTCCGACAGAGTACGGCCCGCTACCACCGGTCCAGCCATTGACTCCGTTCAACGCGCCCTTGGACGGGTACTACGGGTACAATCCGTACATCAACCCCTACAATCCAGGCTTCTACCCGCAAGCTCCATTCCTGCATCCCGCCTACAACAACTTCAACCCACTGGCCTACCAAGTCGCCATGCCAAATCCGTACGCCTACCCCGGAGCGTACCCTCAGCTACCACAGCTTTACCCAGGACAGATTCCTCAACTCCCCCAACAAGTGCCATTCCCGGGCCAAGTTTCTCAGCTTCCCCCACAAGTGCCATTCCCGGGACAGCTTCCGCAACTCCCCGGACCCATTCCGCCCTTTGCCCGGCAACAACAGCTCAACGTTCAACCCCAGCAACAGACACAGGTCCGACCCCACTCGCCTGCACCGTCGGTGTCCTACAGCAGCTTCCAGCTTCAGCACCCAACAACATCCCAACCCGCTAAGCCTGCCGTTGCCCTGGCTGGTCCCGTCCAGGGAGTCAACGGAGCACCGAAACCTGTGAGCGCTCCCCAGCATGCCAGCGGAAACCAAGCGGCAGCGTACGGATCCGCGTTCGGCAAGTACGTGTCGGCGGCTAGCAACAACGCAGCAGCAGCGGTTCCTCAGCAGCCCGGGACCGTGCTGACGGCTCCGGCGTTGCCCGGACGTGGGGTGAACCAGAATGGTGCCCAGGGTGTTAATGTAGCGCAGTAA
- the LOC119766459 gene encoding putative uncharacterized protein DDB_G0288537: MKMFVAFLACVAVAAADVSLINPAGHLEPPVEHLASKEFNAPWPEKNSWEPLADPHQPISVITNNNNNNVAHDGYHYDNNNNNNYNNQNLNQNFNNNYNNDYNNNYNNDYTHNNNYNNYNNNNQNYNQVATYTNHQQTHQGQITKTNHGQVSFEVTHPYWATSFAKINRFDTWPAAPAPFVAAAPLPLVATAPTAFVATSAPIIASNAAPFVKPAVVYNDQVAKWNNPWAHQHQHHGWNGPVAKYVAVTPGSVHIAPLPGHTVSQKILNLAPAASW, from the exons ATGAAG ATGTTTGTGGCGTTCTTGGCTTGTGTGGCAGTTGCTGCAGCCGACGTGAGTCTTATAAATCCGGCAGGACACCTGGAACCACCGGTAGAACATCTCGCTTCTAAGGAATTTAACGCTCCCTGGCCCGAAAAGAACTCCTGGGAACCGTTGGCTGATCCCCACCAACCGATCAGCGTGATtacgaacaacaacaacaacaacgttgCTCATGATGGCTACCATTacgataacaacaacaacaacaactacaacAACCAGAATCTGAACCAGAACTTCAACAACAATTATAATAATGATTACAACAACAATTACAACAACGATTACACCCACAACAACAACTATAacaactacaacaacaacaaccaaaacTACAACCAGGTGGCCACCTACACCAACCACCAACAAACCCACCAAGGTCAAATCACCAAAACCAACCACGGCCAGGTGTCCTTCGAAGTGACCCACCCCTACTGGGCCACCTCCTTCGCCAAGATCAACCGTTTCGACACCTGGCCGGCGGCCCCCGCTCCGTTCGTGGCCGCCGCCCCGCTCCCCCTGGTGGCAACTGCCCCCACCGCTTTTGTAGCCACCTCGGCGCCCATCATCGCCAGCAATGCCGCTCCCTTTGTGAAGCCCGCGGTCGTGTACAACGATCAGGTGGCCAAGTGGAACAACCCGTGGGCCCATCAGCACCAGCACCATGGTTGGAACGGACCGGTGGCCAAGTACGTGGCCGTCACGCCTGGATCAGTGCACATTGCCCCGCTGCCCGGGCATACCGTTTCGCAGAAGATTCTGAACCTGGCGCCGGCGGCGAGCTGGTAG
- the LOC6034834 gene encoding uncharacterized protein LOC6034834 produces MKVFIALFVATLAVATQAGYVQSSWPANTYGLNSWNGLNAWNGLNSWDGLSSWNNWNDHGISAYPYGYNKWSSAAWPAASLYNGYNGWYGATGKTVVQANVAKVNPWGLPLTSYGYGYNNYLGAVPAAKYVAANPGSVHVAPLVGHAINQKLIVA; encoded by the exons ATGAAG GTCTTTATCGCTCTGTTCGTCGCCACCCTGGCCGTTGCCACCCAGGCAGGATATGTTCAAAGCAGCTGGCCAGCCAACACCTACGGACTCAACTCGTGGAACGGTCTGAATGCCTGGAATGGCCTCAACTCCTGGGACGGTCTGAGCTCGTGGAACAACTGGAACGATCACGGAATCTCTGCCTACCCGTACGGATACAACAAATGGTCCTCGGCGGCTTGGCCAGCGGCTTCCCTGTACAACGGATACAACGGATGGTACGGCGCCACCGGTAAGACCGTTGTCCAGGCCAACGTTGCCAAGGTCAACCCGTGGGGACTTCCGCTGACCTCGTACGGCTACGGATACAACAACTACCTGGGAGCGGTTCCAGCGGCCAAGTACGTCGCCGCCAACCCCGGCTCGGTCCACGTTGCTCCGCTGGTCGGACATGCCATCAACCAGAAGCTAATCGTTgcttaa
- the LOC6034833 gene encoding uncharacterized protein LOC6034833 — MKFFIALFVATLAVAAQAGYVESSWPASTYGLNSWNGLNAWNGLNSWDGLSSWNNWNDHGISAYPYGYNKWSSVAWPAASLYNGYNGWYGATGKTVVQANVAKVNPWGLPLTSYGYGYNNYLGAIPAAKYVAANPGSVHVAPLVGHAINQKVIVA, encoded by the exons ATGAAG TTCTTCATCGCTCTGTTCGTCGCCACCCTGGCCGTTGCCGCCCAAGCAGGATACGTGGAAAGCAGCTGGCCAGCCAGCACTTACGGACTCAATTCGTGGAATGGCCTGAATGCCTGGAATGGCCTCAACTCCTGGGACGGTCTGAGCTCGTGGAACAACTGGAACGACCACGGAATCTCTGCCTACCCGTACGGATACAACAAGTGGTCCTCGGTGGCTTGGCCAGCGGCTTCCCTGTACAACGGATACAACGGATGGTATGGAGCCACCGGTAAGACTGTTGTCCAGGCCAACGTTGCCAAGGTCAACCCGTGGGGACTTCCGCTGACCTCGTACGGCTACGGATACAACAACTACCTGGGAGCGATTCCAGCGGCCAAGTACGTCGCCGCCAACCCCGGATCGGTCCACGTTGCTCCGCTGGTCGGACATGCCATCAACCAGAAGGTGATTGTTGCTTGA